From Daucus carota subsp. sativus chromosome 6, DH1 v3.0, whole genome shotgun sequence, the proteins below share one genomic window:
- the LOC135147317 gene encoding uncharacterized protein LOC135147317 isoform X1, translating to MIESACMYVPVSPLSMKFHDQQLFFRRDIPPPHIRTQVVQPPEPAALPDLAREFQTPSP from the exons ATGATTGAATCTGCATGCATGTACGTACCTGTTTCCCCACTTAGCATGAAGTTCCATGATCAACAGCTGTTCTTCCGGCGTGATATTCCCCCTCCTCACATCAGGACGCAGGTAGTTCAGCCACCGGAGCCTGCAGCTCTTCCCG ATTTAGCAAGGGAATTCCAGACACCTTCCCCATGA
- the LOC135147317 gene encoding uncharacterized protein LOC135147317 isoform X2, giving the protein MKFHDQQLFFRRDIPPPHIRTQVVQPPEPAALPDLAREFQTPSP; this is encoded by the exons ATGAAGTTCCATGATCAACAGCTGTTCTTCCGGCGTGATATTCCCCCTCCTCACATCAGGACGCAGGTAGTTCAGCCACCGGAGCCTGCAGCTCTTCCCG ATTTAGCAAGGGAATTCCAGACACCTTCCCCATGA
- the LOC108224840 gene encoding large ribosomal subunit protein bL12c, with amino-acid sequence MASSVLSTVVVSLRSTTSYPTPSSYPSPNPLTLSFPKQTPFSLRTHRATHLRPLAAVDAPEKVVDLGDQISNLTLSDAQKLVEYLQDKLGVSAASFAAVPAAAAPGAVADAPAAVEEKTEFDVMIDEVPSNARIATIKAVRAITSLALKEAKELIEGLPKKFKEGVSKEEAEEAKKQLEEAGAKCSIA; translated from the coding sequence ATGGCTTCTTCAGTCCTCTCCACAGTCGTTGTCTCCCTCCGCTCCACCACTTCTTACCCTACACCCTCTTCTTATCCTTCACCCAACCCCCTCACTCTCTCTTTCCCCAAACAAACCCCCTTCTCTCTCCGCACTCACCGCGCCACTCATCTCCGCCCTCTCGCCGCCGTCGACGCCCCCGAAAAAGTCGTCGACCTCGGCGACCAGATCTCCAATCTCACTCTCTCCGACGCTCAGAAGCTCGTCGAGTATCTCCAGGACAAGCTAGGTGTGTCTGCTGCCTCGTTCGCCGCCGTCCCTGCTGCCGCTGCTCCTGGCGCCGTTGCTGATGCTCCGGCGGCCGTTGAGGAGAAGACGGAGTTTGACGTGATGATTGATGAGGTGCCGAGTAATGCTAGGATTGCCACGATTAAGGCGGTTAGGGCGATTACTAGCTTGGCGTTGAAAGAGGCGAAGGAGTTGATTGAGGGATTGCCAAAGAAATTTAAGGAAGGCGTGTCGAAGGAGGAGGCCGAGGAGGCTAAGAAGCAGCTGGAAGAAGCTGGAGCCAAATGTTCGATTGCTTAG
- the LOC108226803 gene encoding uncharacterized protein LOC108226803 produces the protein MNLVEGSSGNGEEGFKCSGKACRSTAGGVIADCVALCCCPCAAVNLLTLAFIKVPYKVGKKCVRKMWRKRKLHVDYREGEREREMSVGWKLEIERLERRESWEIEEEAERVWQELYEQLGHVGFGRVSFTGDFFSSDNNLKLL, from the coding sequence ATGAATCTCGTGGAGGGGTCAAGTGGGAATGGAGAAGAAGGGTTCAAATGCTCAGGCAAGGCGTGTAGATCAACCGCGGGTGGAGTGATAGCAGACTGTGTAGCATTGTGTTGCTGCCCGTGTGCAGCGGTGAATTTATTGACTTTAGCATTTATAAAAGTGCCTTATAAGGTGGGAAAAAAGTGTGTGAGGAAAATGTGGAGGAAGAGAAAGTTGCATGTTGATtacagagagggagagagagagagggagatgaGTGTAGGGTGGAAATTAGAGATAGAGAGGTTGGAGAGGAGAGAATCATGGGAAATAGAAGAGGAAGCAGAGAGGGTTTGGCAGGAATTGTATGAGCAGCTTGGTCATGTGGGTTTTGGTAGAGTTTCTTTTACTggtgattttttttcttcagaCAACAACTTAAAGTTGCTTTAG